Proteins from one Streptomyces sp. NBC_00289 genomic window:
- the prfA gene encoding peptide chain release factor 1: MFEAVEDLVGEHADLETKLADPSVHSDQANARKLNKRYAELTPIVATYRSWKQTGDDIVTAREFAADDPDFVAEVKELEKQREELTEKLRLLLVPRDPSDDKDVILEIKAGAGGDESALFAGDLLRMYLRYAERVGWKTEIIDATESELGGYKDVQVAVKTKGGQGATEPGQGVWARMKYEGGVHRVQRVPATESQGRIHTSAAGVLVTPEAEEVDVEVNPNDLRIDVYRSSGPGGQSVNTTDSAVRITHIPTGVVASCQNEKSQLQNKEQALRILRSRLLAAAQEEAEREAADARRSQVRTVDRSEKIRTYNFPENRISDHRVGFKAYNLDQVLDGDLDAMIQACVDADSAAKLAAA; encoded by the coding sequence ATGTTCGAGGCCGTCGAGGATCTCGTCGGTGAGCACGCCGACCTGGAGACCAAGCTCGCCGATCCGTCGGTGCACTCCGACCAGGCCAACGCGCGCAAGCTGAACAAGCGCTACGCCGAGCTCACCCCGATCGTCGCCACGTACCGCTCCTGGAAGCAGACCGGCGACGACATCGTGACCGCGCGCGAGTTCGCCGCCGACGACCCGGACTTCGTCGCCGAGGTCAAGGAGCTGGAGAAGCAGCGCGAGGAACTGACGGAGAAGCTGCGGCTGCTCCTGGTCCCGCGCGACCCCAGCGACGACAAGGACGTCATCCTCGAGATCAAGGCGGGCGCGGGCGGCGACGAGTCGGCCCTGTTCGCCGGCGACCTGCTGCGGATGTACCTGCGCTACGCCGAGCGCGTCGGCTGGAAGACCGAGATCATCGACGCCACCGAGTCCGAGCTGGGCGGCTACAAGGACGTCCAGGTCGCCGTGAAGACCAAGGGCGGCCAGGGTGCGACCGAGCCCGGCCAGGGCGTCTGGGCCCGCATGAAGTACGAGGGCGGTGTGCACCGCGTCCAGCGCGTGCCGGCCACCGAGTCCCAGGGCCGTATCCACACCTCAGCGGCCGGTGTGCTCGTCACGCCCGAGGCCGAGGAGGTCGACGTCGAGGTCAACCCCAACGACCTGCGCATCGACGTGTACCGGTCCTCGGGGCCCGGCGGCCAGTCCGTCAACACGACCGACTCCGCCGTGCGCATCACGCACATTCCCACCGGAGTCGTCGCCTCCTGCCAGAACGAGAAGAGCCAGCTGCAGAACAAGGAGCAGGCACTGCGTATCCTGCGCTCCAGGCTGCTCGCCGCGGCACAGGAGGAGGCGGAGCGGGAGGCCGCCGACGCCCGCCGCAGCCAGGTCCGCACCGTCGACCGCTCCGAGAAGATCCGCACGTACAACTTCCCCGAGAACCGCATCTCGGACCACCGCGTCGGCTTCAAGGCGTACAACCTGGACCAGGTCCTGGACGGCGACCTCGACGCGATGATCCAGGCCTGCGTGGACGCGGACTCGGCCGCCAAGCTCGCAGCCGCGTAA
- the rpmE gene encoding 50S ribosomal protein L31 encodes MKRDIHPEYVETQVSCTCGASFTTRSTISSGTVRAEVCSECHPFYTGKQKILDTGGRVARFEARFGKAAGSKK; translated from the coding sequence TTGAAGCGCGACATCCACCCCGAGTACGTCGAGACGCAGGTCAGCTGCACCTGTGGCGCGTCGTTCACCACCCGCAGCACGATCTCCAGCGGCACCGTCCGTGCCGAGGTCTGCTCCGAGTGCCACCCGTTCTACACGGGCAAGCAGAAGATCCTCGACACCGGTGGCCGTGTGGCCCGCTTCGAGGCCCGCTTCGGCAAGGCCGCCGGCTCCAAGAAGTAG